The DNA sequence CATCCAAATCATGATCGTTTGCTGTTAAGTGTGCCTTACTATGCTTTGGGATGAACTGCTCCAGTCGGAATTTTAACACTCTGCATCAATGTGTGCAAGCAGTTGTATTTGATTCTGGGTTTAGATAACCTGACAATATATTCCTGATTATTTTCTACTTATGCCCAGATATGGCTTATCTATGTGTTGATTATATTCTAAATTACTAATTATTCTCTTGATTTGAAGTACCACAATTTGGGAATAAGGTAAATGTCAATAGTCATTCATTTTTGAATGAGGTTAGAGGTGGTCTGCCTCGTTGACTTTCAGTTTATGATTTCATTCTTTATTCAATAATCTTCCTATCTGTAATGTTCCCAAGCACAACAGTTGTTGGTCACTTGATGTTCTGTTTCTCTGTGGTGTGGTTTATTCTATTTAAACATTTTAACATCACCTCTTCACTATGTTTTTCGGGTTTGCATTCTCTATCCGATGTCTGTCTACTCTTTGTCTAACCGAGTTTGACAAAGATGTAGCGCCAACTAATTGGGTTTGGCTACAAGAATCTATTTATCTCTAAATCTTTGTGTGACTATATTTGAAGTTCAATCATTATTTGTCCATGACCTTTGCAATTTCATGTTGCTAATATGCAGTTATACTGTCACGGAACCAAAAGCCCAGGGCTCTGTGAAGATGATGACCTTTATGGCGATTTTGATATGGATGAAATGGATCTGAGTCTTGAAAATTATGACGAACTATTTGGTGTATCTCTCAATCACTCTGAAGAGCTTTTCAAGAATGGTGGGATTGATAGTTTGTTTGGGGCAAGGAACATGTCCAGGGCTCAGGAATTAATTGCTGCTGAGGTAATTTCATCTCCTTTTTTTCTTGCTGAAGGCTGTTTGTATTTTCTTGATCTGTTATTGCTCATTTGCTAGCTCCTTGTCTTGAACTTGTCACTGTAGAGCTAGAACCAGTTCCTTTGTATATTTAAGGATCTGTCTGTTATCTTTAATAAGTTTTCTTGAGGAGTTAAATTATTTATAAATTGTGACTGGATTTAAAATGAAGTACGTCAAAACCTCGAATTTTCTGTATGAGGGTATAAGGTGCCCTTCCCCGGATTAAAGTAGGTTTTTCACTATATGTTTAATGTGTAAAGAAGCATGATGCATTATTCTGAACAAAGCCTTACCGTCTATtgctcatttttttctttttctttttttcacttgCTCTGTTACACATCTGTATCATGCATTCATGCtatccagttttttttttcttttttttaattcttaatATAAACTGTTGTTAGTAAGGTATATGTCTTGAAGTGACATATTAGTATTTTTTCCAGGGGTCATCAATTGGACGGGTAAATGCATTGCAGCAGCCAGCATGCAGTACCGCAGCATCTGCGGATTCTGTAATGAGTACAAAAACTGAACCAATTGTTTCTTTTGTGCCAAAGCAAGCACAGTCAAACCTTTCATTTTCGGGTGTCACCGGAGAGAGTAGTGCTGGAGATTGTCAAGATTGTGGGGCTTCCTCAATGCTACTGATGGGAGAGCCTCCATGGTGTCCTCCAGGCCCTGAGAGTTCCTTCCAGTCTGCTAATCGAAGTAATGCTGTTATGCGTtacaaggaaaagaagaagGCACGCAAGTGAGTATACTATCagaaatataaatatatttccACACAGAATACTATACTACATCTTTGTGGAATAAATCTTTCGTTCATTTATCAAGTCAGCAGCATTGTTTTCCTAGTTTCTTCACATCTTTGTATTACAACTTCCAATAACAACATTATGTTGTGTTTCTAAAATTTCTCCGTCTATACCAAGCGTTTTCATCTGTACTTTTCTTCTATCTGAAGTGTTGCATTTTCAGACTCTCATTTGGTCATTAAGACTAGTGCATGCTGTATTGCTGTTCTGGCTTTTGTGGATCTATATTCTTATTGTTGTCATTTTTTGGTAGGTTTGAGAAAAGAGTGAGGTATGCTTCTCGCAAAGCAAGGGCAGATGTAAGAAAGCGTGTGAAAGGGCGGTTTATTAAAGCTGGCGAAGCTTATGATTATGACCCTTTGAACCAGGCCAGAACCAGAAGCTACTGAGTACAATTTTAACCATGCTTTTAGAAACTAAAATTTGTTCCTATTACATTAAAATGGTGAAACTGATTCATCTTCTCATTGTGCAGTGCTTAGCTGTATGATTGTATCATAGGAGCCTCGGCTCTCATTGGGAAAGAAAGGTcgatgcaaaaaaaaaaaaacaggttcTGATGCTTCACTAATAAAGTGGAGGAGCAGATTTCTGATTCTACATCACCACCATAAACGATTGACAGATCATGACATTGTATAGATTGCCCATGCCTTAAGCTATGAgattccatttccttttatatttATCAGGGGCAAAGTTCATCTGCCTAATCATTCTCCAGGGAGGATCCATTTTGGTCTTCCAGCCATATTTTATGCTTCATGTTGATAATACCAGttgttatatttttttgtcCTCCTACTCTGATGACACTATTATAAAGTGGCTGCCGTGCCATTTTGGGTTGCCGAACTTGTAGTTGGCTGGTGGGTAGAAAAGCCAGCAattgtaatctttcttttttgttcatttGACATGCACAGGATCTGTATGTATGAGGTTGAGTGTTATGAGATCTGGCCTTACAGGGTCAAACAATAAACCTGAAGTTGTAAATTTCTTGTCTCTTCTTTTCATTTCACAGAAAGACAATTACCTTGCAGTTTGTACTCGGTAGTAACTTCGACGGTCATCCTTATCTTTCtgttttcaacttttcataGTGCAAAGTAGTAGTTTAATCAAAATATGTCGCCTTAAAATTGTTCATTCTTCCATCTGTAGATTGAGGTGTTTTGTCTCGGACAATCGTTGTAGTTTGTACTCTCTTGTTTCTTGGAAATTTGTTCAATATAAATAGAGAGCAAGCAATAGAATCTAACAGCAGATTGTATGTCCTCTCCATGCACCACATCTTGAAAGCACTCATTTATAACAAACAATAGACGTTGGGAACAAAATTCTTAGGTAGTAGTGATACAAGGATAACATTTAAGTTGACGAGGCATGCCTTACAAAGAATCAGCATATAGCTGTTCGTGCAGTTCCACAGCACTAATCATCGTCCGAACTACTATTATCTTCAGACATCCTTCCAATGTCATCTTTCCCAACTTGCTCCTGTATGCAGATTGCATTGTCAATGGAAGAGTAAAACCCAGTACAACTGCATAAACTTGACATGATATGTGAAAGGGAGAGAGAGTAATCCTTACCGTCATTTTATCCCAGTCCTTCAACTTGGAATTTGTTAGCATGAAATTATCTCGCAATGGAGCCCAGGCAGGCCCTTCATTCTCCACTGAGCCTTTAGACGTCTGAGCCTGCATGTCAAATCATTTGTGTTTGCAACCAGTTTAGCTTGCAAGCTTAATTTATGTCAACCTTCATTATTCTATAGATAACAGGGTGGTTGGAAGATAATTATACTTTGAAGAGGGAACTTCATATTCTGCAGGCAATGGTGTATGTTAAAAATCTTTAATGCGAAAAACTAGAATGGTATACACCATCCCTTCCGCCCTTCAAAAGCATCAAGTTACTAAAGTCACAGAATGAAGTCACTAGAAAAAGGAGCATAAAAGCAAACCTTTGCAGAAGCACCAGTTTTGCCCAACTCTGAAAAGAAGGCTTCTTTCCTCCGCTTTCTTATCACTGGAAATATTTCAAAAACATTGACCAGATTAAACTCACAAAAACAGGATATAAATAAGCATGCTTGCAATCTCAATTCTCAATTTGAAGTGTAAATCAATTTTCAGATTCAAATTTTATAAGCAACACACGCCCATGAATGATGTACGAAACTTAGAGAGTAAATTGGCAAGACTAAGAGGCTCTCAAATTCTAGTTTTGGTGCTTAGAAGCATACCTTTTGCATCTTTAAACCTGGAAGGATCCAGTCCTTTCTGAGCATTCTGTGCCTTGCTGACCTGCATTAGATACCATGATTTAGTATGATACAGCAGAAAAGTATTGtacaaaacaatttttttttaatatatatatataatctttgaaagaaaacaaatctgATTAGAAATCTGCTACAGAAACTTACAGCATTGAACAATGTGACCACTGCAAATCCAGCATTCCATAAGTAAATGTAACTTAGTCAGTATTAGAAAGAATTTGTTAAAGCCAGGATTATTTATACATcaaccaagcaaaaaaaaaaaacatacctcCTCTAGTAGCAAGACTAATTAGAAACTTTTCATGCGGGTCATAGTTGACAGGTTTAACAACATGCCCCTTTTCTATTACCTGTAACATCAAAAAGCACTATTAAACCTTAAGCACATGAAACTGAACGCATTTATATGTAATAACCGAATGTAAATAGATTGTATGCATTACCAATTGTTTTTCCTTAGCCTCTCCCTTGACCTTGCGCTCAGCATCCTCTTCAGCCAGCTTTTCTGCAATAAGCTTCTTGTTCCCTGATAACACTGGTCCCTgcgagaaagagaaagaaaaaaaaaaaaaaacttcaaaccaAAATCCTAAACCAAACAATTAGCAACAGGTTCAATTCTATTTCTCGCCCATGCATCATCACAAATTCAACACAGCTCTAAACTAAACAATTGGACATAAGAGTCCAGCCTTTATTGCTCACCAATGCAACATCAGACCTTCAACACGGCCCTGAACTAAACTAGACAAAAGAGTTCATTACTATTGCTCGGCCATGCATCATCAGTACTTCGACACAGCTCTAAACTAAGCAATTAGACACAAGTTTTCGCTTTCATGGCTCACCAATGAAACATCAGAACTGTAAGACACCTCGAAACTAAACAAACAGACATATGAGTTCAATTCCATCAGAGCtctaaactaaacaactaacaCATTTGATTACCAATGCATCACCATAACTATAACCAATTATACACAAAACCTCATTCTATCACTCACCATTACATCGTCAGCAACACTCTTCTTGACTATGCTCCTGAAAGCCAACCTAAACGCATTGCACCCCTCTGAAAGTTTCGTAATTCCGGGCTGaacttcatcgtcttcctcatCATCCGAGAACCCTTCCTCTGCTTTACGCCTCTCCTTAGCTTccgcctctttttcttctccttcctctTCAGACCCAccactctcctcctccttctcctcctctgaATCGTACTCTCTGGCCCGTTTTCGATAAAGCTTCTTCATTTTCGGGTCAATCTTCTTGGGCTTCATGGCTCTGCTTCCGTCCGACGCGTGCGGCATcttctttgctttctttctgGCCTTAGACCCCTTCGTCTTCCCTATTCGCCTCTTGTTTGGACCTTTTGCTGCTTCTGCCAATTGGGTTTCTCCGGCCATGGCGTCTgctccaaaaccaaatcaaaggTCTGAACTTTTTGGTGTTATGAAGGAACAAGCTCGAGTTTTGATTGCTTCTGAGAATTGATTGCAGGGATGAAGGAGATAGAGTTGCTAGGGTTTTAGCTCGGAGATTATTGGGCTTACAAAACCCCAGACTGGTGATCCAGGATAAAATAAAGCCCAATGGTCCTTTTTGTCTTTGGCGATTTTCTTATGATATGACTAAACTTTCATTTGTTTCCCAATTTTGACTGATTTCAACTCTACTCACAGATCGATTCAGGTAGTTTTCCAACTTTTCTAAGTTTAATAACATGCACTTACACCAATAGGAATAGACGATTAGATAACATtaagtacattttttttttattagaaaaaatTGTCTATAAATATCAACGGCCGAGATCTACTAAATCTGTTGGTTTACTCGCACCGTcgatgcatagaataatttttcaCTATTCAAACGAAGAAGAAAGTTGGtaacattcttttttttctctcaatttaTGTTGAGCGACTAAAACACGTGGACATGTAATGAAGTTAAGTAGTTTGCTCAATTTTTCTCTCATGTGAGTTTAGCCGAAAATGGAACATACAAACTCTGCAATAACAAAGTAAACTCAAGCCTTTTGTTCCGTCGTGACCACCAGGGCCCACTTTGGGCCCATGATCCCGAATCCAAGGAGTTCTAAAATTTTATATACACCtacccttcaaaaaaaaaagttgtatcACCAAAGGACACATCTTTTCCAACAAATCCTCCATCTAAAAAagccttaaaaaataaaataaaaacaatatgtTATTGCCAACGAAAAATCAGAACAAGTCTGCCCCACACTTAAGTGCCAATAGACCTTTCGTCACTAGAAGCCTCCCATACAAGATGTCCCAAACCAATAAtattttgtaacaaaaaaaatgatatatatCTTCACCAATAAATTTTTCACCAGCATTAAGATTAGTTTGGGATCGCTacgactttaaaaaaaaaaattctcttttGCTCGGACTGACAGCACCTTTTAGTTAATTTGGGTTGCTTCTAAAAGCTATTGTCAATTACTCATatttttcaattaaagctgtttttttttttagtttaccAAATATCTTAAAACCTAAAAGAtgttctagttggaccttcaaatttgctatttggacttCCAATTTTTTTCAGTTAttattgactttgtcaacttatatgaaaagacaaataaggacaaagagataaaaatgaattaaataaataagtaaatactcttcttaggccatctccaataaGGAGGGCTATAGGTAACCTTAAGCCATTTTTGCTCAAAAATGGATTCCAACAAGGGAATGTCCAAATAGCTAGATGGAGAGAGCTACATTTAGCCCTATGGGTGGTCCTTTAGCCCTTGGTGGGGCCCACAGCAAATCAGCCCAATATTGCTATTTGTGATGCAATACTTTAATCCAATGGCTTACAATGAATGAGTATAATTATACACATGAGAGCAACTAACCGTTGACtgcataattttatttttatttttttagtataTATGTAATCCAAATAAAACGGTAACATTTGTGttaccaagaaaaaaaacggTAACATTtatgttacaaaaaaaaaaacggtaaCAAAACGGTAACGTTTTTTCCACTTtacctatatatacatatattcacTTGTTCATAATTTCTCACACTTTCTACCCTCTCCAACACCACTTCTACTTATTTGAAGCATGCCCTCATCTTCACGTTGCGTCTCATTCCACTGAGAAAACCAGTTCGAATAttgcaaaatgtaatgaaaagtTAGAAAATGAACAAACAATTAGAGAGGAGATAGAGGAAGTAGTGAGATATGCATCTGAAACCACTCTATTTATTGAGGTTTGAAGCTGAAGATAGAACCGCCACGTATGCATAAAATTTAATCAGAAATCTAGAGAGTTGATCACAACACGACACGTGGCATTCAAAAATCCTATTGGTAAATTTGATAAGACTCTGTAATAATTAATTTTGCCACGTCGACACTTTATCTAATCGGGAATCTACATATTTGCTTCCGAAGTGGCACGTGGCACTTAAAAAACTTATCAGAAAATGTTATCAACAATACCACATAAATACCTCATCCAAATATACAccttaaaaataaaacataaattaatttttgtctaaattaaaatattattaaaataaaataaaatcataaaaattaaaaaacataatgtaaaatcataaaatacttGATAGGGCAAAAATTTGGCCCTTCCTTACTGGAGATGGCCTTAcctcctccaaccaaatataatatttaattaatttttttccctgatatttccttatattgcctatatagttttataatttacttaaaacaattaagtaaaaataataatttctatacatggcctatCATTTATTACAAttgtaaattcaaaacaatctgatttggaattttcttaaactaaactaattgaatattatgatatagttattacttgatcttccaacccaatacccttgaaatcattcttttagcaaattcaaaggggttccaacaacatatcaagatctaTAACCAACCATCTGATTAATTTTGAtggaggagagacctactcataagaaAGCAatgtcatgtgattttgattcatttttcttctcgtggttgaagatagagataaaaagtagaataatagattgttgtatctcatgttcaaggacattttggtaaaaataaagaggtctacttagctttttaagtattctaaaaagtaaattagaggtgtactaagtatgagaggtccaaatagcaaatttggaggtccaactagaaccacctaaacccaaaactataaaaaaaagcTTATTTTTGTAAAAACAAAGCAATCCAAAACTAGATCTTAGTCCCCCATAGAAAAAGACATGTATACCAACGAATTATCGTTGTCAGTAGCCTAAATAAGGAATAAACAAGGCGGTTTGTTGCCGTCACTTTCTTGCAGCGAGATCCTCGATTAGAGGATCTTCTTTGGTTGATGTGGGATCTCGTTCTAAGGTAGGTATTGACGATTGGGTTTCGACCCGACTTGGTGCTACCTTTCAAGAATTCACGGACCAATCTAATTGTCCTATGATCGAGTATGGGTATTCTTAATCTGGGAGACATATTCTTCGCCGATTTGGTTCTGACCAAATGCTGTGGATCACTCGATGGATTGAGTAGGAGTGGACGAGTGGTTACACAGACAGTTGCTATTTTTTCGGTGGGCTAATTAGCTTCATTTGGGTATAAGCGCTAGCTTTTGAGCCTTCCTTTGTGACTCAACTGGAATAGGTCACCCAGTTGGGCTGGGTCTTAATTTTTACTTAAGGCTTCCTGTAGTTCTTAACTTACATGCTATGTGATGTTTTTACACTCAGTTAAAGAGGATCCCCAAGTACCATAATTGAGTGCATTGGCTACTGGATGCATGCGCACTTAatttttgaataagtgagcttTATAGTACTGGTGGATGGTAATGATTTTTCTTTACCTACTTGGCCACTAATTTAGGGTGCAAGTATATAAGCATCTACTGTATATGTTGTTCTAGCTATGGATTTATGAAATTTCTCTTTCTGTAAAAGGCCAAAAAAACTTCATCCGGACATAATTACCCTTGCCCACTATAACTAATATAACATGAATAAATAGAGTTCGCTACAAAAATATTATTGGTTTGGGATgaaaaattaattcaaaagaaaattttggCCCATGCAATTCTTAAACCTGCGACCTTCGCGTTATTAGCACGACGATCTAACCAACTGAGCTAATAGGCCTATTGTTTAAAGTattgaaaaaattaaaataaaaaaatttaattgattgaaaaaatATCCTATCGGATATAATTATTTGCATTTTGCATAACAAAAAGTTTTACAACAATAACCTTTTGTTTTTTATCATCAAGACATTTCGTGGGCAAAAActcctaataaaaaaaaaacatatccgACAAAAGGCTCCCTTAACAAAATTTGTGATACACCTTAATCCGAAGAATATACATCTCATTATCAAAAGtctttcaaaaacaaaagacaCATATTCGACgaattttcttcctcttcccgtgaaataaacaaaaaaattcaatgGATTACATTCATCTACCATTACTATGtaataattattttaattttttttaatatccgcaagtttaaaaaaaaaaattcaatatattGAAAAATCTAGAACACCTTGAAAGTGAAGTTAGGCTAGGTGTCAATGACAGTACTTCTATAGAGAGGCAGAGGTAGTAGACCCTTTCATCTTGTGCCCTTGTACGATTTTGGAAACCTCGTCTCATTCCTTCTAGTTGGGATTGTTATCGTTCTTGCTTTCGTTTAGTCTCCCTTTGCTTCGTTTCCGTAATTAGGAAAGGGAAAACGGATCTAGTAGCCAAGGCCCAAGGGAGAAGTCATAAAAATATACAGATTATTGTCAAAATAAGAAGAACATGCATGAAAAAAATCATATTGAAGAAATCTTCTAAACGATAATTTGTTATTAAATAAAATGCAAAGTGAAAATACAACACAAGCACACATATCTATCAGCACTTGTACGTTTTACTACCTATGGTCGCGTATTTATGAGCTTGCATGAGACGGTTGCTTCATTGACTATTAGCTCTAACTGAAGAGTCCACCATCCATTCTTTGTTTCTTAATTAGTTTTAAACTCAGAGGTACAGCTAGGACGCTAAACATATTAAGTAAGTTAAATTGAACTTCATACGTTTATATGATATTAAGTTAAAATTTACATATTTAATTCAGAATAATTGATAGTGTGTGATGTAGTCGAAAACTGTATTTAGTCGCCTACTTTACATACACGTTACGTCAATATAAACTTAGCTACTTCCCACTCATTAGTCATTCCAATCTGATTTAGATTGCAAACAGAAAAAGATAAATGCCAATAGGCACAAGTTGTGGAGTGAGATGAAGCTGGGATGAGACAACAGGCAATTAAGCATAATGCAACACATAATGCAACAAACAACAAGACGTAGggtctcttctctcttctgatTATAtgccacaaaacaaaacaaggtAATGGACAAATTAAGTCTGAGATAAAGAGATCGAATAGCACGTGAAATTCACCTGATACCATATCATCGTCATCAGGCTTTTGCTACCAAACAAGCCACGTGGTTTGAGTAATTATCACCAACAATACACCAATTATAATATATGTGTCTCTTATccttctttcattttgagttttAAATTAATTGGAATTTTCATAAATGATTTAACGACAAATAATTTTGAtagttatataaaaatttaaactcCTGTGTCTTTCAAAAAACTTCAGGTCTCCCTTCTTCCTTTGTATTTCAGTTGACATATCTTATATGTTCCGTCCCCCGTTTcgaataattaacaaattaaataaataatattttttgatACCACACACACTGTATTTTATGTACAATTTATACATTATaaatttcaatcaatcagaaaatataattaaataatGTAGACATGCCAAAATGAGATGCATCATGCATGCATGTGGCTTTTTTTGCAGCACAATATGTAAAGTACATAATATGGCGATTTCTGGAATACGCCCTACGTAGCCTGCGCCCTAAACGTCCGTTAACGGAAGGGTAGATTCGTAATTTCATTTGACACAAACGACAAGCATTCTGTGAGGTGTAAAAACTTGTTACCGCGGCGCCATTCATCCTACTTTGCAAGGGCAAAAGGGTATTCTCATTTATCATATTGTGAATAACCTCTGTCTGAGACGTGGCACAGTCAACCGAAGAGGGCACTAATACCAGTATCTGAAGATATACCGCGATACAGATCTGAAACAACAGAGGCATTGGGTTGTAGACGA is a window from the Rosa chinensis cultivar Old Blush chromosome 2, RchiOBHm-V2, whole genome shotgun sequence genome containing:
- the LOC112186560 gene encoding zinc finger protein CONSTANS-LIKE 9, whose product is MGYICDFCGDQRSMVYCRSDAACLCLSCDRNVHSANALSRRHSRTLLCERCNSQPALVRCAEERVSLCQNCDWMGHGASTSAASHKRQTLNCYSGCPSASELSSIWSFVLELPSAAAGESACEQEMGLMSIAENSTGSAWSPPENNTRENASDKFEVSDVGAMDKSDGLVGSSSVPALNSAPQVVGQVPGSANSTLPKLYCHGTKSPGLCEDDDLYGDFDMDEMDLSLENYDELFGVSLNHSEELFKNGGIDSLFGARNMSRAQELIAAEGSSIGRVNALQQPACSTAASADSVMSTKTEPIVSFVPKQAQSNLSFSGVTGESSAGDCQDCGASSMLLMGEPPWCPPGPESSFQSANRSNAVMRYKEKKKARKFEKRVRYASRKARADVRKRVKGRFIKAGEAYDYDPLNQARTRSY
- the LOC112186561 gene encoding RRP15-like protein: MAGETQLAEAAKGPNKRRIGKTKGSKARKKAKKMPHASDGSRAMKPKKIDPKMKKLYRKRAREYDSEEEKEEESGGSEEEGEEKEAEAKERRKAEEGFSDDEEDDEVQPGITKLSEGCNAFRLAFRSIVKKSVADDVMGPVLSGNKKLIAEKLAEEDAERKVKGEAKEKQLVIEKGHVVKPVNYDPHEKFLISLATRGVVTLFNAVSKAQNAQKGLDPSRFKDAKVIRKRRKEAFFSELGKTGASAKAQTSKGSVENEGPAWAPLRDNFMLTNSKLKDWDKMTEQVGKDDIGRMSEDNSSSDDD